One stretch of Priestia megaterium DNA includes these proteins:
- a CDS encoding NUDIX hydrolase, with protein MNQKLAVAVMVINQDHHVLLVKNHRRGWEFPGGFVEVGESIKDAGIREVKEESGIVIEVTNFLGVEQDVKRSTTVILLKGKAISGKISVSNETQDVGYFTLEEAKNIIKLDNFKDRMARCLKETETPFFYVLKDTGSFYV; from the coding sequence TTGAATCAAAAATTAGCTGTAGCAGTTATGGTAATAAATCAAGATCATCACGTGCTTCTAGTCAAGAACCATAGACGGGGATGGGAATTTCCCGGTGGTTTTGTCGAAGTAGGTGAATCGATAAAAGATGCGGGTATACGAGAAGTTAAAGAAGAATCTGGAATTGTTATTGAAGTGACCAACTTTCTTGGAGTAGAACAAGATGTTAAAAGGTCTACTACTGTTATTTTATTAAAGGGAAAAGCGATTAGCGGAAAAATTTCTGTCTCCAATGAAACGCAGGATGTGGGATATTTTACGTTAGAAGAAGCAAAAAATATAATTAAATTAGATAACTTTAAGGATCGAATGGCTAGATGTCTAAAAGAGACTGAAACACCATTTTTCTATGTTTTAAAAGACACGGGCTCCTTTTACGTATAG
- the aepY gene encoding phosphonopyruvate decarboxylase, whose amino-acid sequence MISTSVFGTQLKKLGFQFYSGVPCSYLKHLINYAINECEYVAAANEGEAVAIAAGASIAGNKAVVLMQNSGLANAVSPLTSLIHPFKIPVLGFVSFRGEPGCPDEPQHELMGEITPALLNTMKIKWEYLSFDFAEVKKQLQRANQAVENNESYFFIVKKGTFEPVKLLEKSMKNVTPKMKSEQITADELPSRYEALQVVNSLKDNDTIQVAATGKTGRELYEIEDARNNFYMVGSMGCVSSIGLGLALSRNEKNVITIDGDGALLMRMGNLATNGYYCPANLLHILLDNQTHDSTGGQHTVSHNINFVDIASSCGYQNSIHVHNLNELETYIKQWKSDKKLTFLYLKIAKGSKKNLGRPEMKPYEVRERLQVFLDD is encoded by the coding sequence ATGATTAGTACATCCGTATTTGGGACTCAATTAAAAAAACTAGGTTTTCAATTTTATAGCGGGGTTCCTTGTTCCTACCTTAAACATCTTATTAACTACGCTATCAACGAATGTGAATATGTTGCAGCAGCAAACGAAGGAGAAGCGGTAGCGATTGCTGCTGGCGCATCAATTGCTGGTAACAAAGCCGTTGTTTTAATGCAGAATTCCGGATTAGCAAATGCTGTTTCCCCTTTAACCTCTCTTATTCATCCGTTTAAAATTCCTGTCCTTGGATTTGTCAGTTTTCGCGGAGAACCTGGATGTCCAGATGAACCGCAGCATGAATTAATGGGAGAAATTACTCCTGCCCTGCTAAATACGATGAAAATAAAATGGGAATATTTATCTTTTGATTTTGCGGAAGTTAAAAAACAATTACAGCGGGCTAATCAAGCTGTTGAAAATAATGAAAGCTACTTCTTTATTGTAAAAAAAGGAACGTTTGAGCCAGTTAAGCTTTTAGAAAAATCGATGAAAAACGTTACTCCTAAAATGAAAAGTGAACAGATAACAGCCGACGAGTTACCTTCAAGGTATGAGGCATTACAAGTAGTTAATTCACTAAAGGACAATGATACCATTCAGGTGGCTGCTACAGGAAAAACGGGAAGAGAGCTTTACGAAATAGAAGACGCAAGAAATAATTTTTATATGGTTGGATCTATGGGGTGCGTTAGTTCCATTGGTTTAGGCTTAGCTTTGAGCAGAAATGAAAAGAACGTCATTACGATTGATGGAGACGGAGCTTTGCTTATGCGCATGGGAAATCTAGCAACCAACGGATACTATTGTCCAGCAAATTTATTACACATTCTTTTAGACAATCAAACCCATGATTCTACAGGGGGACAACATACAGTCTCTCATAACATTAATTTTGTAGATATTGCTTCTTCCTGTGGGTATCAAAATTCCATTCATGTTCATAACTTAAATGAGTTAGAGACGTATATAAAACAGTGGAAAAGTGATAAAAAATTAACGTTTTTATATCTTAAAATAGCGAAAGGATCTAAAAAGAACCTGGGGCGTCCTGAAATGAAGCCTTATGAAGTCAGAGAAAGACTGCAGGTGTTTTTAGATGATTAA
- the aepX gene encoding phosphoenolpyruvate mutase produces the protein MKKTKQLRELIESKQLEFIMEAHSALSAKIVEEAGFKGIWASGLSLSAALGVRDNNEASWTQVLDILEFMSDATSVPILLDGDTGYGNFNNARRLVKKLEQRDIPGVCIEDKLFPKTNSFIKGEAQPLADINEFCGKIKAMKDSQKDEDFVVVSRVEAFIAGWGLKEALKRAEAYRQAGTDAVLIHSKRSDMTEIEAFMKEWGNRLPVIIVPTKYYSVPTDKFSDLGISLSIWANHNLRSSITAMQKTSAQIYYDKSLINVEKNVSPLEEVFRLQKAEELDIAEKLYLSSANHSTNAMILVKESANEALITEQINQLKKVGVTNSIKVDRNKAMEDKAFPNKGELYHLYAARDKLGTATLISDSNIVYKTHVFEELIHESGDITIVAGADYELKGNQTSYVTAKLPYSKQLYSKTVDLIQMSCNPNFKNIHGEFIGLWKVSGKGTEVVKKALEELAQRKDFAQLTFSDFFNYINLIHPVAVKYTMGSWIDTETYTKIQKDGGEND, from the coding sequence ATGAAGAAGACTAAACAGCTAAGAGAGTTGATAGAAAGTAAACAGCTAGAGTTTATTATGGAGGCTCACAGTGCGCTATCTGCAAAGATTGTAGAAGAAGCCGGATTCAAAGGGATATGGGCCAGTGGACTGTCTTTATCCGCAGCACTGGGTGTAAGAGATAATAACGAGGCTTCATGGACACAGGTATTAGACATCTTAGAGTTTATGAGTGACGCAACGTCCGTTCCAATTCTTCTTGATGGCGATACAGGCTATGGGAATTTTAATAATGCAAGAAGATTAGTTAAGAAATTGGAGCAGCGAGACATTCCAGGAGTGTGTATTGAAGATAAATTGTTTCCAAAAACAAACTCATTTATTAAAGGTGAAGCACAGCCGCTTGCAGATATTAATGAATTTTGCGGCAAAATTAAAGCAATGAAAGACAGTCAAAAAGATGAAGATTTTGTAGTGGTATCGCGCGTAGAAGCTTTTATTGCAGGGTGGGGGCTGAAAGAAGCTTTAAAGCGTGCAGAAGCTTATCGCCAAGCGGGAACTGACGCCGTTTTGATTCATAGTAAAAGGTCAGATATGACAGAGATTGAAGCTTTTATGAAAGAGTGGGGAAACAGGCTTCCGGTTATTATTGTTCCAACCAAATATTATTCGGTTCCAACTGATAAATTTAGTGATTTAGGAATTAGCTTGAGCATTTGGGCCAACCATAACTTAAGATCTTCCATTACAGCTATGCAAAAAACGTCCGCTCAGATTTATTACGATAAAAGTTTGATTAACGTAGAAAAAAATGTCTCTCCGCTTGAGGAAGTTTTCCGTCTTCAAAAAGCTGAAGAGCTCGATATTGCAGAGAAGCTTTATTTAAGCTCTGCCAATCATAGCACGAACGCTATGATTCTGGTAAAAGAATCAGCAAATGAAGCTTTAATAACTGAGCAGATAAATCAGTTAAAAAAAGTCGGCGTGACAAATAGTATAAAAGTAGATCGTAACAAAGCTATGGAAGATAAGGCGTTTCCTAATAAAGGAGAATTATATCATCTTTATGCTGCAAGAGATAAGCTAGGGACGGCTACTTTAATAAGCGATAGTAACATCGTGTATAAAACACATGTTTTTGAGGAGTTAATTCATGAAAGTGGCGATATCACTATCGTAGCAGGAGCTGATTATGAGCTAAAGGGGAATCAAACATCTTATGTAACTGCTAAACTTCCCTATTCCAAACAGCTGTATTCCAAAACAGTAGACTTGATTCAAATGTCGTGCAATCCAAACTTTAAAAACATTCATGGTGAATTCATTGGTCTTTGGAAAGTTTCCGGAAAAGGCACTGAGGTTGTAAAAAAAGCTTTGGAAGAACTGGCACAAAGAAAAGATTTTGCTCAGCTCACGTTTTCTGATTTCTTTAATTATATTAATCTAATTCACCCGGTTGCTGTTAAATATACGATGGGGTCATGGATAGATACCGAAACGTATACAAAGATTCAAAAAGATGGTGGGGAAAATGATTAG
- the budA gene encoding acetolactate decarboxylase, translating to MSNKEKLTIHQTSTMIALLDGVFDGVVTYKDLAKKGDFGIGTFNQLDGEMIAFDGEFYHIADGKAAPISEDAKTPFAIMTTFYEDISYRVEKDMNREQLETLMNELIPSPNLFYAVRIDGKFKEVKTRTVAKQEKPYPSMVDAAADQPTFTSSDVNGTLAGFYTPEYSSGIGVPGYHLHFIDEYKKEGGHVLDVSVQDVTIQICKKTKLNLNLSETSEFLNANLEDHDVEEEIATAE from the coding sequence ATGAGCAATAAAGAAAAATTAACGATTCACCAAACTTCCACTATGATCGCTTTATTAGACGGAGTATTTGACGGTGTTGTCACATATAAGGATTTAGCTAAGAAAGGTGATTTCGGCATCGGTACGTTTAATCAATTGGATGGTGAAATGATTGCCTTTGACGGAGAATTTTATCATATTGCTGATGGGAAAGCCGCGCCTATTAGCGAAGATGCAAAAACACCTTTTGCCATTATGACAACCTTTTATGAAGATATCTCTTATCGTGTAGAAAAGGACATGAATCGTGAACAACTAGAAACCTTAATGAACGAGCTTATTCCTAGCCCGAATTTATTCTATGCAGTTCGCATTGACGGGAAGTTTAAAGAAGTAAAAACTCGCACTGTTGCAAAGCAAGAGAAACCCTATCCTTCTATGGTAGATGCGGCTGCTGATCAGCCTACATTTACATCTTCAGATGTAAATGGAACACTAGCAGGTTTTTACACGCCAGAATATTCTTCAGGCATCGGTGTTCCCGGCTACCACCTGCACTTTATTGATGAATATAAAAAAGAAGGGGGGCATGTTTTAGATGTCTCTGTTCAGGATGTTACAATTCAAATCTGCAAAAAAACGAAATTAAATCTCAATTTATCGGAAACAAGTGAATTTTTAAATGCTAATTTAGAAGACCATGATGTAGAAGAAGAAATTGCGACGGCTGAATAA
- a CDS encoding putative amidoligase domain-containing protein, with the protein MDPMREELGILSDKEMTLQTLNLNNIPSVELVDPKTCSYPVIGRKYGHHSGRDIVIVNTKDQAIYEGYDYFTKIYAIDKEYCLEVEGLSVKTVQVVTSEHVVFNEIPIRTQAFGWKLEQINSMDVPEMLMNVAIRALYVTGAKSGFVKMGVLENGECIVTDINSSESEWIENPLKPSVPFSMGADVEFMLSCDGELLPASTFFSVEGPVGCDERQIEQDSGEYALVEVRPEKANSSTELFENIQKLIEKASAQVPYENVHFRAGSMPFSGYQCGGHIHFGIPLSLSLLRALDHYLAIPVALIEESKTAKLRRKTNHGGLGRYREKPYGFEYLTLSSWIIDPRITLSTLALAQLVATHHHELKSEFLFHPLTQRAYYQGNKIFLKRMWKDIKANLIKTSSYPHYQNELSFLFEMIEKEIPCDESNDIRRNWNVKISKEVYDRGHIIQIPKKLRLKYGLKEGQSTIVSAGKAISTATVHSYPFSFRHPNMVQLSKSLRDKLSLPKDWCPKLSASEGIITLGPIIGILANRPFERQTTYFHHLCRLANEKRMLVYVFEPEDIDWEKKLVKGTTINGEGLFPFPAVIYDRYFIDGRKNILIDEVRAKLQAIYKIPFVNSSNLFQLTGDKWATYELLMKEYEEFLPESRLVQNPADIAEMLDSYGEVYLKPLGGALSKGVMRIVRRPTGIFWFDLNKKELHQFSNMEELFTLLSPLMKNNPYLVQEGIRRKQYKDKNLEIRVYMQKNEKQIWLRTGMVARLTGEDVLTEDSETNMRLSKILNSLYPDPTDRRLIINQLAKISKNIVATVEEKVGPFGELAVDLCIDQYGSIKLLEINAKPDSLFSQIRAYKLRTLAGIRLLNYASSLAGYEEEKEDLT; encoded by the coding sequence ATGGATCCAATGAGAGAAGAGTTAGGGATATTATCTGATAAAGAAATGACGTTGCAAACTCTTAATCTGAATAATATACCGTCTGTTGAATTAGTTGACCCCAAAACCTGTTCATATCCAGTGATAGGGAGGAAGTATGGTCACCATAGCGGAAGAGATATTGTTATCGTAAATACAAAGGACCAAGCAATATATGAAGGATATGATTATTTTACGAAAATATATGCAATAGACAAAGAATATTGTCTAGAAGTAGAAGGACTGAGCGTAAAAACAGTACAAGTAGTGACCAGTGAACATGTTGTATTTAATGAAATACCCATTCGAACGCAAGCCTTCGGTTGGAAATTAGAACAGATAAACAGCATGGATGTACCGGAAATGCTGATGAACGTAGCCATTCGAGCGCTCTACGTAACGGGAGCTAAAAGCGGCTTTGTCAAAATGGGGGTATTAGAAAATGGAGAGTGTATCGTCACAGATATTAACTCATCAGAAAGTGAATGGATAGAAAATCCATTAAAGCCTAGTGTTCCTTTTAGCATGGGTGCTGATGTTGAGTTTATGTTAAGTTGTGATGGAGAGCTTCTACCAGCTTCTACTTTTTTTTCTGTTGAAGGTCCGGTAGGTTGTGATGAAAGACAAATAGAGCAAGATAGCGGTGAGTATGCATTAGTAGAAGTTAGGCCTGAAAAAGCGAATTCATCAACAGAGCTATTTGAGAATATCCAAAAATTAATAGAAAAAGCATCTGCACAGGTACCATATGAAAATGTTCATTTTCGGGCAGGCAGCATGCCGTTTTCAGGGTATCAATGTGGAGGACATATTCATTTTGGCATCCCGCTTTCTTTATCTTTATTAAGAGCTCTTGACCACTACCTTGCTATTCCAGTAGCGCTGATAGAAGAATCTAAGACCGCTAAACTTAGACGGAAAACGAACCATGGAGGTCTTGGACGCTATCGTGAGAAACCGTATGGATTTGAGTATTTAACTTTAAGCTCTTGGATTATCGACCCTAGAATTACTCTCTCCACTTTAGCTCTTGCTCAGCTAGTTGCTACCCATCATCATGAATTAAAAAGCGAATTTTTATTTCATCCACTTACGCAGCGTGCCTACTATCAAGGGAATAAAATCTTTCTTAAACGGATGTGGAAAGATATCAAGGCAAATCTTATAAAAACATCCAGCTATCCACACTATCAAAATGAACTATCTTTTCTATTTGAAATGATAGAAAAAGAAATTCCTTGTGATGAATCAAATGATATTCGCAGGAATTGGAATGTAAAGATTTCTAAAGAAGTCTATGACCGCGGACATATTATCCAAATCCCCAAAAAGCTCCGTTTAAAATACGGCCTCAAAGAGGGGCAGTCTACAATTGTTAGTGCAGGAAAGGCAATATCAACTGCAACTGTGCATTCTTATCCTTTTTCATTTCGCCATCCAAATATGGTTCAACTTTCTAAATCTCTCCGTGATAAACTATCTCTCCCAAAAGATTGGTGCCCCAAGCTATCAGCTTCAGAAGGCATCATAACTTTAGGTCCTATTATTGGCATTCTTGCTAACCGTCCTTTTGAAAGACAAACAACTTATTTCCACCATCTATGTCGCTTAGCAAATGAAAAGCGAATGCTTGTATATGTGTTTGAACCTGAAGATATTGATTGGGAGAAAAAATTGGTTAAAGGAACAACTATTAACGGTGAAGGGCTTTTTCCTTTTCCTGCTGTTATTTATGACCGTTATTTCATAGATGGTAGAAAAAATATTTTAATAGATGAAGTAAGGGCAAAACTTCAGGCGATTTATAAAATTCCTTTTGTTAATTCTTCAAACTTGTTTCAGCTTACGGGAGATAAGTGGGCAACATATGAACTTCTTATGAAAGAATATGAAGAATTTCTTCCAGAGTCACGTCTCGTACAAAATCCTGCTGACATTGCAGAAATGCTTGATAGCTACGGAGAAGTTTATTTAAAACCGCTTGGCGGGGCCTTAAGTAAAGGAGTCATGCGCATCGTTCGCCGACCAACAGGCATCTTTTGGTTTGATCTTAATAAAAAAGAGCTGCATCAATTCAGTAATATGGAAGAATTATTTACTTTGCTTTCTCCTTTGATGAAAAACAATCCTTATCTTGTTCAAGAAGGAATTCGCAGAAAACAGTACAAAGATAAAAATTTAGAAATACGGGTTTATATGCAAAAAAATGAAAAGCAAATTTGGCTTCGAACGGGGATGGTTGCGCGTCTCACCGGTGAAGATGTGCTAACGGAAGATTCTGAAACGAATATGCGCCTCAGTAAAATATTAAACAGTTTATATCCCGATCCAACAGACAGAAGGCTCATTATAAACCAATTAGCTAAAATATCTAAAAATATTGTTGCAACAGTAGAGGAAAAAGTGGGTCCTTTTGGGGAGCTGGCGGTAGATTTATGTATAGATCAGTACGGTTCCATAAAGTTACTTGAAATAAATGCAAAACCAGATAGTCTATTTTCACAAATTAGAGCCTACAAGCTGCGTACTTTGGCGGGGATTCGTCTGCTCAATTATGCGTCTTCACTGGCTGGTTACGAAGAAGAAAAGGAGGATTTAACATGA
- a CDS encoding 2-aminoethylphosphonate aminotransferase, which produces MIKTAVILAAGMGSRIRKRAGNRPKGFLMIDEKSIIEHSISKLIEAGVKTIFIGTGYMKEEYEKLMVRYPQIKCVYNSRYETTGSLFTLYQFKNYIKEDFLLLESDVIYEKNALKTLVTHSRSDVILASKLNGAGDEVYIEADENNNLKNMSKQKEELNSIYAELVGLTKLSYATFQRLCDEANTLFQFNQTIDYEYGLVKISEKANVYVHKLDNLAWCEVDDEDHWARATTIVYPIIKAREGIPHTVKRNILLNPGPATTTDTVKYAQIVEDICPREKEFGETMEFISTELTKFVGNPEKYTTVLFGGSGTAAVESILSSVIDNGTVVIINNGPYGERMCKIAEIYGLNYLEYKSSAEQAIDMNDLEIFIKKISTNVSYLALVHCETSTGLLNDIEQIGEFCAVKNIEMIVDAMSSYAAVPIDMRKMNISYLAASANKNLQGMAGVSFVIANKDRLEKTEQIKPRNLYLHLYDQYRYFQMNKQMRFTPPVQTMYALKQAIIETQWEGIEKRYERYSKSWTTLTHGINRLGLTYLVPETHHSKIITSIIEPSDKKYNFDIMHDFFYKQGFTIYPGKIDKLETFRIANIGDITYRDIERFLHLLEQYLKALKGE; this is translated from the coding sequence ATGATTAAAACAGCTGTTATTCTAGCTGCAGGGATGGGGAGCAGGATTCGTAAAAGAGCTGGAAACCGCCCTAAAGGTTTTTTGATGATTGATGAAAAATCGATTATTGAACATTCTATTTCGAAGTTAATAGAAGCAGGAGTTAAGACGATTTTTATTGGAACAGGCTATATGAAAGAAGAATATGAAAAGCTAATGGTTAGATACCCTCAAATAAAATGTGTTTATAATTCTAGATACGAAACAACGGGAAGTCTGTTTACGCTGTATCAATTTAAAAATTATATTAAAGAAGATTTTTTACTATTGGAATCAGATGTAATTTATGAAAAGAATGCGTTGAAAACATTAGTAACCCATTCGAGATCAGATGTCATACTAGCGAGTAAATTGAACGGTGCTGGCGATGAAGTTTATATTGAAGCTGATGAAAATAATAACCTTAAGAATATGTCAAAACAAAAAGAAGAGTTGAATAGTATCTATGCAGAACTAGTTGGTTTAACCAAACTCTCTTATGCTACATTTCAGAGACTTTGTGATGAAGCAAATACGCTGTTTCAGTTTAATCAAACGATCGATTATGAATATGGCCTCGTTAAAATTTCCGAAAAAGCAAATGTGTATGTTCATAAACTGGATAATTTGGCATGGTGTGAAGTAGATGATGAAGATCACTGGGCAAGAGCAACCACTATTGTTTATCCGATTATTAAAGCTCGAGAAGGTATTCCACATACTGTTAAGAGAAATATACTCCTAAACCCCGGACCGGCAACTACAACAGATACCGTCAAATATGCTCAAATAGTGGAAGACATTTGCCCGAGAGAAAAAGAATTTGGAGAGACGATGGAATTTATCTCTACTGAACTAACAAAATTTGTTGGGAATCCAGAGAAGTATACTACGGTATTATTCGGCGGATCTGGAACAGCGGCAGTGGAATCGATTTTAAGTTCAGTAATTGATAACGGTACGGTTGTTATTATCAATAATGGTCCATACGGTGAGAGAATGTGTAAAATCGCTGAAATTTATGGACTGAATTATTTAGAATATAAAAGCTCCGCCGAGCAGGCTATTGATATGAACGACTTAGAAATTTTTATAAAAAAGATTTCAACGAACGTTTCTTATCTGGCGCTTGTTCACTGTGAAACTTCCACGGGGCTTCTTAATGATATTGAACAAATTGGGGAATTTTGTGCAGTGAAAAATATCGAAATGATTGTGGATGCAATGAGTTCGTATGCAGCTGTTCCAATTGACATGCGAAAAATGAATATAAGCTATCTGGCCGCAAGTGCAAACAAGAACCTTCAAGGAATGGCAGGCGTGTCGTTTGTTATAGCAAATAAAGACCGGTTAGAAAAAACGGAGCAAATAAAGCCTCGTAACCTTTATCTTCATTTATATGATCAGTATCGATATTTCCAAATGAATAAACAAATGCGTTTTACTCCTCCTGTTCAGACTATGTATGCCTTAAAGCAGGCAATTATAGAAACTCAGTGGGAAGGAATTGAGAAACGATATGAACGCTACTCAAAATCATGGACTACTTTAACTCATGGAATTAATCGGCTTGGGTTAACCTATTTGGTTCCTGAAACACATCATTCTAAAATTATTACCTCTATCATCGAGCCTTCCGATAAAAAGTATAATTTTGATATTATGCATGATTTTTTTTATAAACAAGGATTTACCATTTATCCTGGTAAAATTGATAAATTAGAAACGTTTCGAATAGCAAATATTGGTGATATCACATATAGAGATATAGAAAGATTTCTTCACCTTCTTGAACAATATCTTAAAGCTTTAAAAGGAGAGTGA
- a CDS encoding Mur ligase family protein, whose amino-acid sequence MKHFTLNEILKQTGGDLCYGSGNPVIKHAINYAKKDIEDHTLIFHLDREPIRGKYWKENHSIVVITDHPELCTNLEGNIILVKTTQLEEAYWKFIEYYRGLFDLPVIGVTGTCGKTTTKEMIRQILIEDYKVKATWMSMNSMSVNLRYLTSIDDTTEVAVFEMPVAYPGYLKVACRYFQPQIRILLNIGVHHLADCETPEEYMKAKAEIVEGLDPDSGILILNADDENIKRVLDVRHLQNIVYIGKNDDSQFQAKDIKYANGGMAFTLKYQNKEYDAFIPGYGEHNVYNALAAIAAVFYVGVDISVAIQRLSLFEQVEEHLEFKRGMNECTVINDTWNSSPLSMATALGVLSDMSKEKQSIALLGYMPQLGEGHHAIKQYEEMGKKAAESKIDILLVVGEEAKAIGTGALKCGMDPNKVYFCKTGDEVYNVLAPYLNENTIILLKVTHRVMTKPTFKELRNKLIPDNEE is encoded by the coding sequence ATGAAGCACTTCACATTAAATGAAATCCTTAAACAAACGGGGGGAGACCTTTGTTATGGATCAGGAAATCCTGTTATTAAACACGCTATAAACTACGCTAAAAAAGATATAGAGGATCATACACTCATCTTTCATTTAGATAGAGAACCGATTAGAGGGAAGTATTGGAAAGAAAATCATTCAATTGTCGTTATAACAGATCACCCTGAGCTGTGCACGAACTTAGAAGGAAATATTATTCTTGTTAAAACAACTCAATTAGAAGAGGCTTATTGGAAATTTATCGAATACTATCGAGGGCTTTTTGATCTTCCTGTTATTGGTGTTACAGGAACTTGTGGAAAAACGACCACGAAAGAGATGATCCGACAAATATTAATTGAAGATTATAAAGTGAAAGCTACGTGGATGAGTATGAATTCTATGTCTGTAAATTTACGTTATTTAACAAGTATTGATGATACGACAGAAGTAGCTGTTTTTGAGATGCCGGTCGCTTATCCGGGCTATTTAAAAGTTGCGTGCCGCTACTTTCAGCCACAAATACGAATTCTATTAAATATAGGCGTGCACCATCTCGCTGATTGTGAAACACCTGAAGAATATATGAAAGCAAAAGCCGAAATTGTAGAAGGCCTAGATCCAGACAGCGGCATTTTGATTTTAAACGCAGATGACGAAAATATTAAGAGAGTGCTTGATGTGAGGCATCTTCAAAATATTGTATATATAGGGAAAAATGATGATTCCCAATTTCAAGCAAAAGATATTAAATATGCTAACGGAGGAATGGCTTTTACTTTAAAGTACCAAAACAAAGAGTACGATGCCTTTATTCCTGGATATGGTGAACATAATGTGTATAATGCACTTGCTGCCATTGCTGCTGTATTTTATGTGGGCGTTGATATTTCCGTTGCCATACAAAGACTTAGCTTATTTGAACAAGTAGAAGAACATTTGGAATTTAAAAGAGGAATGAATGAATGTACGGTAATTAATGATACATGGAACTCTTCGCCTTTATCGATGGCTACAGCTCTTGGAGTTCTCAGTGATATGTCAAAAGAGAAACAGTCTATCGCTTTATTAGGTTACATGCCTCAGCTAGGAGAAGGGCATCATGCAATTAAACAATATGAAGAGATGGGGAAAAAAGCAGCGGAATCAAAGATTGATATTTTATTGGTAGTAGGAGAAGAAGCAAAAGCTATTGGGACAGGAGCTTTAAAATGTGGAATGGATCCTAACAAGGTCTATTTTTGTAAGACCGGTGATGAAGTATACAATGTGCTAGCTCCATATTTAAATGAAAATACAATAATTTTATTAAAAGTAACGCATCGTGTTATGACAAAACCTACTTTTAAAGAATTAAGAAACAAACTTATTCCAGACAATGAAGAGTAA